One window from the genome of Methanomicrobiales archaeon encodes:
- the thiC gene encoding phosphomethylpyrimidine synthase ThiC has product MCVMHALIAECRNGIPPLVEELAEGEQMPPERMARAIAEGQVTVPANPRRKHRLCAIGAGCRVKVNVNVGTSASRCNETLEVEKGLAAIGSGADTLMDLSTGGDLPRMRRKILALDVPVGTVPIYEAVRRAGSAADVDADLLFRVIREHCQQGVDFLTLHCGVNREALAALRADPRILSVVSRGGAFHTAMMVYRDEENPLYAEFDYLLEILKEYDVVASLGDGMRPGSVCDSRRLAKSAEYATLGRLSRRALAAGVQRLVEGPGHIPLDEIGYNVRALKEMTGGAPLYLLGPLPTDIAAGYDHVAAAIGSAIACMHGADFLCMVSPSEHLALPSVEDIEEGTRVTKIAAHIGDTLRVEGSRRRERAMADARRRLDWEEQFRLALFGDLARMIHDRDGMMDTCSMCGDLCAVRMVREVFGDEKAGED; this is encoded by the coding sequence ATGTGTGTTATGCATGCCCTGATCGCAGAGTGCCGGAACGGGATCCCTCCCCTGGTGGAGGAACTGGCAGAGGGTGAGCAGATGCCTCCGGAGCGGATGGCGCGGGCCATCGCGGAAGGGCAAGTCACGGTACCGGCCAACCCCCGGCGGAAGCACCGCCTCTGCGCCATCGGCGCCGGGTGCCGCGTGAAGGTGAACGTGAACGTGGGCACCTCGGCGAGCCGCTGCAACGAGACGCTCGAGGTGGAGAAGGGTCTGGCAGCGATCGGGAGCGGCGCCGACACCCTCATGGACCTCTCCACGGGGGGCGACCTGCCGCGCATGCGGCGGAAGATCCTGGCGCTCGACGTGCCGGTGGGAACGGTACCGATCTACGAGGCGGTGCGGCGCGCCGGCAGCGCAGCGGACGTCGATGCCGACCTCCTCTTCCGCGTGATCCGCGAGCACTGCCAGCAGGGGGTGGACTTCCTCACCCTCCACTGCGGCGTGAACCGCGAGGCGCTCGCGGCGCTCCGCGCCGATCCCCGCATCCTGAGCGTGGTCAGCCGGGGCGGGGCGTTCCATACGGCGATGATGGTCTACCGCGACGAGGAGAACCCTCTCTACGCCGAGTTCGACTACCTTCTCGAGATCCTGAAGGAGTACGACGTGGTCGCGAGCCTGGGGGACGGAATGCGCCCGGGGAGCGTCTGCGACTCCCGGCGGCTCGCGAAATCGGCGGAGTACGCCACGCTCGGTCGCCTGTCCCGGCGGGCGCTCGCCGCCGGGGTGCAGCGCCTCGTCGAAGGGCCCGGCCACATCCCCCTGGACGAGATCGGTTACAACGTGCGGGCCCTGAAAGAGATGACGGGCGGAGCCCCCCTCTACCTGCTCGGGCCGCTCCCGACCGACATCGCCGCCGGCTACGACCACGTGGCCGCCGCCATCGGCAGCGCGATCGCCTGCATGCACGGGGCGGACTTCCTCTGCATGGTCTCCCCGAGCGAGCATCTGGCCCTGCCGTCGGTGGAGGATATCGAGGAGGGGACGCGGGTGACGAAAATCGCCGCCCACATCGGGGATACCCTGCGTGTCGAGGGATCCCGGCGGCGGGAGCGGGCGATGGCAGACGCCCGCCGCCGCCTGGACTGGGAGGAGCAGTTCCGGCTGGCGCTCTTCGGCGATCTGGCCCGGATGATCCACGACCGCGACGGGATGATGGACACCTGCTCCATGTGCGGGGACCTCTGCGCCGTGCGGATGGTGCGGGAGGTCTTCGGGGACGAAAAGGCGGGAGAGGACTGA
- a CDS encoding MBL fold metallo-hydrolase — protein MPVRWIAGSGGLANAYLFGPVLVDAGVLPMDVALYREQIRVIVLTHGHYDHTAHVNEIRRMCGARVCIHPLDAPALADDRRSVAMLFGARPPGAAADFTVEEGDTVAGLEVLHTPGHTPGGICLYHAGERILFSGDTVFTHGSFGRYDLPGGDLALLQRSIERLAGLDVEGLFPGHEAPVLQGGRRHILAAHTIVQGLHG, from the coding sequence ATGCCAGTCCGATGGATCGCCGGGAGCGGCGGGCTCGCCAACGCCTACCTGTTCGGCCCGGTCCTGGTGGACGCCGGGGTGCTCCCGATGGACGTCGCGCTCTACAGGGAGCAGATCCGCGTGATCGTCCTCACCCACGGCCACTACGATCATACCGCCCACGTGAACGAGATCCGCCGCATGTGCGGCGCACGGGTCTGCATTCACCCCCTGGATGCACCGGCTCTTGCGGACGACCGCCGCAGCGTGGCGATGCTCTTCGGGGCCCGCCCTCCCGGGGCGGCCGCCGACTTCACCGTGGAGGAGGGGGACACCGTGGCGGGGCTCGAAGTTCTGCACACCCCCGGCCACACCCCGGGCGGGATCTGCCTCTACCACGCGGGGGAGCGGATCCTCTTCTCGGGGGACACGGTCTTCACCCACGGCTCGTTCGGGCGGTACGATCTCCCCGGCGGCGATCTCGCCCTCCTGCAGCGGTCGATAGAGCGCCTCGCGGGCCTGGACGTGGAGGGGCTCTTCCCCGGCCACGAGGCGCCGGTGCTGCAGGGGGGGCGGCGGCACATCCTGGCGGCGCACACGATCGTGCAGGGTCTGCATGGATAA
- a CDS encoding DUF123 domain-containing protein, whose product MDKGIYCLILENAACTLPVGGLGEVPFRAGWHVYVGSALGPGGLSRVRRHLRLAARRDAPPRWHIDRLLLSPRFRVRYAVCAPTALRLECRLAAALGSGGVAGFGASDCSCRSHLFYRSADPLPEAERAFRNLGLSCTSKRIKESADKGRV is encoded by the coding sequence ATGGATAAGGGGATCTACTGCCTGATCCTGGAGAACGCCGCCTGCACGCTCCCCGTCGGCGGCCTGGGAGAGGTCCCCTTCCGGGCGGGATGGCACGTCTACGTCGGCTCCGCCCTCGGCCCGGGCGGGCTCTCCCGCGTGCGGCGGCACCTCCGCCTCGCCGCCCGCCGCGATGCACCCCCCCGCTGGCACATCGACCGCCTCCTCCTCTCCCCCCGGTTCCGCGTGCGGTACGCGGTCTGCGCCCCGACAGCGCTCCGTCTCGAGTGCCGCCTGGCAGCGGCGCTCGGGAGCGGCGGCGTCGCGGGGTTCGGCGCGAGCGACTGCTCCTGCCGGTCGCACCTCTTCTACCGCTCCGCCGATCCGCTCCCGGAGGCGGAGCGCGCTTTCCGCAACCTGGGTCTCTCCTGCACCAGCAAAAGAATAAAAGAGTCCGCGGACAAGGGTAGAGTATGA
- a CDS encoding flavodoxin family protein, producing MKVLGISGSMRKEGNTALLVQAILDRCREEGIETEFLSLAGKTIKPCLGCEDCKRNLTCAVRNDDWHAIAEKVIACEVLVLGSPTYYYDVNGHTKNFIDRTYSLYHNRVLAGRRAVGVAVCADKGGSRALQTIEGFFSSHEFSYLGGVQGRGYLAGEVLKDADAMRRAREIGDKIVRLLMPSD from the coding sequence ATGAAGGTGCTGGGCATCTCCGGGAGCATGCGGAAGGAGGGGAACACGGCCCTGCTGGTCCAGGCGATCCTGGACCGCTGCAGGGAGGAGGGCATCGAGACCGAGTTCCTCTCTCTTGCCGGGAAGACGATCAAACCCTGCCTGGGTTGCGAGGACTGCAAGCGGAACCTGACGTGCGCCGTCCGGAACGATGACTGGCACGCGATCGCCGAGAAGGTGATCGCGTGCGAGGTGCTGGTGCTGGGGTCGCCCACCTACTACTACGACGTGAACGGCCACACCAAGAACTTCATCGACCGCACCTACTCGCTCTACCACAACCGCGTGCTGGCGGGGCGGAGGGCCGTCGGGGTCGCCGTCTGCGCCGATAAGGGGGGAAGCCGGGCGCTCCAGACGATAGAGGGGTTCTTCAGCTCCCACGAGTTCTCCTACCTGGGCGGGGTGCAGGGGCGGGGATACCTCGCCGGCGAGGTGCTGAAGGACGCGGACGCCATGCGGCGGGCGCGGGAGATCGGGGACAAGATCGTCCGCCTGCTGATGCCCTCAGACTAG
- the cofH gene encoding 5-amino-6-(D-ribitylamino)uracil--L-tyrosine 4-hydroxyphenyl transferase CofH — protein sequence MRTLLDDVLGGHRLTEEEAASLLQVRDRGVFAIAAAADALREEKVGDTVTYVRNQNLNVTNICINACGFCGFSRKQGDPDAYFYGRETIQKKAAQARERGATEICTVSGLHPHFTADSYVDLIGWIREAAPHVHIHASNPMEIAYAARKSGCSTAEVLQRMKAAGLGSLCGTAAEILVDEVRSVLCPGKIDTAAWIRIIREAHALGIPSTATIMYGSLEGEADRARHLAILREIQDETRGFTEFVPLSFIHMNTPIYRAGKARGGATGREDILMFAVSRLFLDNFDHIQSSWVKLGTKLAQVGLLAGADDLGGTMFEESISRGAGAANTEYLDPAEMQRMAEDLGRTLRQRTTLYSLV from the coding sequence ATGCGAACCCTGCTCGACGACGTGCTCGGCGGCCACCGCCTGACGGAGGAGGAGGCCGCATCCCTCCTGCAGGTGCGGGACCGGGGCGTCTTCGCGATCGCCGCCGCCGCCGACGCCCTGCGGGAGGAGAAGGTCGGCGACACCGTCACCTACGTCCGCAACCAGAATCTCAACGTGACGAACATCTGCATCAACGCCTGCGGATTCTGCGGGTTCTCGCGGAAGCAGGGGGACCCGGACGCCTACTTCTACGGGCGGGAGACGATCCAGAAGAAGGCGGCGCAGGCGCGGGAGCGGGGCGCGACCGAGATCTGCACGGTGAGCGGACTGCACCCGCACTTCACCGCGGACTCCTATGTCGACCTCATCGGCTGGATCCGCGAGGCGGCCCCGCACGTCCACATCCACGCCAGCAACCCGATGGAGATCGCCTATGCCGCGAGAAAGAGCGGGTGCAGCACCGCGGAGGTCCTGCAGAGGATGAAGGCGGCGGGTCTGGGCTCCCTCTGCGGCACCGCCGCGGAGATCCTGGTGGACGAGGTGCGCTCCGTCCTCTGCCCGGGGAAGATCGATACCGCCGCCTGGATCCGCATCATCCGCGAGGCGCACGCCCTTGGCATCCCCTCCACGGCGACCATCATGTACGGCTCCCTCGAGGGCGAGGCGGACCGGGCGCGGCACCTGGCGATCCTGCGGGAGATCCAGGACGAGACCCGCGGGTTCACGGAGTTCGTGCCGCTCTCGTTCATCCACATGAACACTCCCATCTACCGCGCCGGGAAGGCGCGGGGAGGGGCGACGGGAAGGGAGGATATCCTGATGTTCGCGGTGTCCCGCCTCTTCCTGGACAACTTCGACCACATCCAGAGCTCCTGGGTGAAGCTGGGGACGAAGCTGGCGCAGGTGGGGCTCCTCGCCGGCGCGGACGACCTGGGCGGGACCATGTTCGAGGAGAGCATCTCGCGGGGCGCCGGCGCGGCGAACACCGAGTACCTCGATCCCGCCGAGATGCAGCGGATGGCAGAGGATCTGGGGAGGACGCTGCGCCAGCGGACGACCCTCTACTCCCTAGTCTGA
- a CDS encoding DUF1805 domain-containing protein has product MLGQITPQRIRLSYKDAEGFVIPLGNTSLVFAVTESGLIANDIIDIEALENFDYPAAQIGPAQGDIVDTLEELLEGEVKAANLHAIQRRVEVGMPALEALNRI; this is encoded by the coding sequence ATGCTGGGACAGATAACCCCGCAACGGATCCGTCTCTCCTACAAGGACGCCGAGGGGTTCGTCATCCCCCTCGGGAACACGAGCCTGGTCTTTGCCGTGACCGAGAGCGGCCTGATCGCCAACGACATCATCGACATCGAGGCGCTCGAGAACTTCGACTACCCGGCGGCGCAGATCGGCCCCGCCCAGGGGGACATCGTCGACACCCTGGAGGAGCTGCTGGAAGGGGAGGTGAAGGCGGCGAACCTGCACGCGATCCAGCGCCGCGTCGAGGTCGGGATGCCGGCGCTGGAGGCGCTGAACCGCATCTAG
- the cofH gene encoding 5-amino-6-(D-ribitylamino)uracil--L-tyrosine 4-hydroxyphenyl transferase CofH, whose protein sequence is MPRSGGSGRVLHRLLDDVLGGHRLTEEEAASLLQVRDRGVFAIAAAADALREEKVGDTVTYVRNQNIHVTNICKNLCGFCGFGRPKGSDEGYLLGSEQIAEQARLARERGVTEICLLSGVHPHFTAETYADLIGRVHAAIPGADIHTASPDEIAWAARQSGISSGEVIRRLRAAGLGTLQGTAAEILVDHVRAVICPNKVRTGDWIRIIREAHGMGIRSTATILYGHVETAADRARHLAILREIQDETRGFTEFVPLSWLHARTPLYASGTAPPGATGREDILLFAVSRLFLDNFDNIQIPWQKVGRKMASPGLQCGGNDLGGTMYADAVSAEAGGEGGGYFDPAEMQRIAEDLGRTLRQRTTTYGRVG, encoded by the coding sequence GTGCCGCGAAGCGGGGGAAGCGGTAGGGTCCTGCACCGCCTGCTCGACGACGTGCTCGGCGGCCACCGCCTGACGGAGGAGGAGGCCGCATCCCTCCTGCAGGTACGGGACCGGGGCGTCTTCGCGATCGCCGCCGCCGCCGACGCCCTGCGGGAGGAGAAGGTCGGCGACACCGTCACCTACGTCCGCAACCAGAACATTCACGTGACCAACATCTGCAAGAACCTCTGCGGGTTCTGCGGGTTCGGGAGGCCGAAGGGATCGGACGAGGGCTATCTGCTCGGTAGCGAGCAGATCGCGGAGCAGGCGCGCCTGGCGCGGGAACGGGGCGTGACCGAGATCTGCCTCCTCTCGGGGGTGCACCCGCACTTTACGGCCGAGACCTACGCGGACCTGATCGGCCGGGTGCACGCCGCCATCCCCGGGGCGGACATCCACACCGCCAGCCCGGACGAGATCGCCTGGGCTGCGCGGCAGAGCGGCATCTCCAGCGGGGAGGTGATCCGCCGCCTGCGGGCGGCGGGTCTCGGGACCCTCCAGGGGACGGCGGCGGAGATCCTGGTCGACCACGTGCGGGCCGTCATCTGTCCGAACAAGGTGCGCACCGGGGACTGGATCCGCATCATCCGCGAGGCGCACGGGATGGGAATCCGCTCGACCGCCACCATCCTCTACGGCCACGTGGAGACGGCGGCGGATCGGGCGCGGCACCTGGCGATCCTGCGGGAGATCCAGGACGAGACTCGCGGGTTCACGGAGTTCGTGCCGCTCTCCTGGTTGCACGCCCGCACCCCGCTCTACGCATCCGGCACGGCGCCCCCCGGGGCGACCGGGAGGGAGGACATCCTGCTCTTCGCGGTCTCCCGCCTCTTTCTGGACAACTTCGACAATATCCAGATCCCCTGGCAGAAGGTGGGGCGAAAGATGGCGTCGCCCGGGCTGCAGTGCGGGGGGAACGATCTCGGGGGGACGATGTATGCCGATGCGGTCTCGGCGGAGGCCGGCGGCGAGGGCGGCGGATACTTCGACCCGGCCGAGATGCAGCGGATCGCAGAGGATCTGGGGCGGACGCTGCGCCAGAGGACCACGACCTACGGACGGGTGGGATAA
- a CDS encoding S26 family signal peptidase, with amino-acid sequence MADAKKLNGSANPIRRFRESDNPWVSLARDLLWVAAVVGGFALVLFLAAGTWPALVTIESESMVPHMNVGDLVFVVEEDRFGPLRTWEEGRESGYAAFGDYGDVIVYRPNGENRVNPIIHRAMAYSDADAGYITKGDNNQLADQQGYYQGIGAIEPVRKEWIVGKALFAIPLLGYPALHLFEFAAIVIVLMLLYEVIAGRKEESGAAKRGKR; translated from the coding sequence ATGGCAGACGCAAAGAAGCTGAACGGCAGTGCGAACCCGATCCGGCGGTTCCGCGAGAGCGACAACCCCTGGGTATCTCTCGCACGGGATCTCCTCTGGGTGGCCGCCGTGGTGGGCGGGTTCGCCCTCGTCCTCTTCCTGGCCGCCGGCACCTGGCCGGCTCTCGTCACCATCGAGTCGGAGAGCATGGTGCCCCACATGAACGTCGGCGACCTGGTCTTCGTGGTGGAGGAGGACCGCTTCGGACCGCTCCGCACCTGGGAGGAGGGGAGAGAGAGCGGCTACGCGGCGTTCGGCGACTACGGGGACGTGATCGTCTACCGCCCGAACGGCGAGAACCGCGTGAATCCGATCATCCACCGGGCGATGGCCTATTCGGACGCCGACGCGGGCTACATCACCAAGGGCGACAACAACCAGCTGGCGGACCAGCAGGGCTACTACCAGGGCATCGGGGCGATCGAGCCCGTTCGGAAGGAGTGGATCGTGGGAAAGGCCCTCTTCGCCATCCCGCTCCTGGGTTATCCCGCCCTGCACCTCTTCGAGTTCGCCGCAATCGTGATCGTCCTCATGCTCCTCTACGAGGTGATCGCCGGCAGGAAGGAGGAGAGCGGTGCCGCGAAGCGGGGGAAGCGGTAG
- a CDS encoding DNA-directed DNA polymerase II small subunit, with protein sequence MLGDQEIVQRFLETNLQVHPDVVNYIRKQGDPALIDRIIAAIPESTVVVSTRHIPDFAPERDGTRFLTDPWVEVIRGSADSSAAANNFADFVHLFRDRYTRLGNLIRGRNPAMPIEALTRSSRYNQQECTVIGMVGDVRTTGSGNRLIDLEDPTGQLSVLFNKGKDVFAEAERLLPDEVIGVRGKLSQDGRLFFAEQIVRPDIPINHAPYTSPQPGKAVLVSDIHVGSDTFLEAEWNRFADWLQDSDVQYLLVAGDLVDGIGIYPGQEEELVIRDIYEQYDVLGGMLADLPSRLRIVLSPGNHDAVRAAEPQPAIPPDFTRKFPGNCLFVENPCLLAVQGVRVLMYHGRSIDDMIGLIPGASYAQPEQMMAGMLERRHLALTYGKRTSLAATRQDQLVIDPIPEVLHTGHVHTSGLTRYRGVLGVNAGAWQSQTAFQKQMNIHPTPARAVVLDLQTLEPQILDFTGPSAV encoded by the coding sequence ATGCTCGGTGACCAGGAGATCGTCCAGCGGTTCCTCGAGACGAACCTGCAGGTGCACCCGGATGTGGTGAACTACATCCGCAAGCAGGGCGATCCCGCGCTCATCGACCGCATCATCGCCGCCATCCCGGAGAGCACGGTCGTGGTCTCGACGCGGCACATCCCGGACTTCGCCCCCGAGCGAGACGGGACGCGGTTCCTCACCGATCCATGGGTGGAGGTGATCCGCGGCAGCGCCGATTCTTCCGCCGCCGCCAACAACTTCGCGGACTTCGTGCACCTCTTCCGCGACCGCTACACCCGCCTCGGCAACCTGATCCGCGGCAGGAACCCGGCGATGCCCATCGAGGCGCTCACCCGCTCGAGCCGCTACAACCAGCAGGAGTGCACCGTGATTGGCATGGTCGGCGACGTGCGGACCACGGGGAGCGGCAACCGCCTGATCGACCTGGAGGACCCGACGGGGCAGCTCTCCGTCCTCTTCAACAAGGGAAAGGACGTCTTCGCCGAGGCGGAGCGCCTGCTGCCCGACGAGGTGATCGGCGTCCGCGGTAAGCTCTCGCAGGACGGGCGGCTCTTCTTCGCGGAGCAGATCGTCCGTCCCGACATCCCCATCAACCACGCGCCCTACACGAGCCCGCAGCCGGGGAAGGCGGTACTCGTCTCGGACATCCACGTGGGGAGCGACACGTTCCTGGAGGCGGAGTGGAACCGCTTCGCCGACTGGCTGCAGGACTCGGACGTGCAGTACCTGCTGGTGGCGGGCGACCTGGTGGACGGCATCGGGATCTACCCCGGCCAGGAGGAGGAGCTGGTGATCCGCGACATCTACGAGCAGTACGACGTCCTGGGGGGGATGCTCGCCGACCTCCCCTCGCGCCTGCGGATCGTCCTCTCCCCCGGCAACCACGATGCGGTGCGGGCGGCGGAGCCCCAGCCCGCCATCCCGCCCGACTTCACGCGCAAATTCCCGGGCAACTGCCTCTTCGTGGAGAACCCCTGCCTCCTGGCGGTGCAGGGGGTGCGGGTGCTGATGTACCACGGACGCTCGATCGACGACATGATCGGGCTGATCCCCGGCGCCAGCTACGCCCAGCCGGAGCAGATGATGGCGGGGATGCTGGAGCGCCGCCACCTCGCCCTCACCTACGGGAAACGGACGTCTCTCGCCGCCACGCGGCAGGACCAGCTGGTGATCGACCCCATCCCGGAGGTGCTCCACACGGGGCACGTCCACACCAGCGGGCTGACGCGCTACCGCGGGGTGCTGGGCGTCAACGCCGGGGCCTGGCAGTCCCAGACCGCCTTCCAGAAGCAGATGAACATCCATCCCACCCCGGCCCGCGCCGTGGTGCTGGATCTCCAGACGCTGGAGCCGCAGATTCTGGACTTCACGGGTCCGTCCGCGGTTTAA